A stretch of the Cydia amplana chromosome 6, ilCydAmpl1.1, whole genome shotgun sequence genome encodes the following:
- the LOC134649105 gene encoding zinc finger protein Xfin, which produces MLSPRDDEDDDNHLCIRCNTTIIGLDNYVKHRKERCSKSKPQPKVEIAIDPLEPTYNLGADVFFQSLELQSSVKKTISRLTPPIPMTKSSLDRKNVLVVASTSSDIRTMSPVESNFRGGDWIGGHSLRIGSNEDNQTKLINAVASISGAVKKETPTSSYNIHPFNDFKPDDESDESEDSDDEDEEEPPSGGKWKPPPNYTGGKWRPASPEHEEWVIRDEQEHTGGKWRPIIADADRDEDYDAPPPGHTKGKWVPGAHEKSQIMQTTIQMKGSVQYWCGPCNRRLGSRAIYEKHLMSKLHMKKVLPENELEFSGHLQPLRSTVEQSSRKLRSVSKPELPKSILRTELEKKKKRKRKLRFVNCPGCKSRVRQHLMGKHLISHYHFRKASRVQNQVYRQLILNNIDVIVHQSPFQCSPCKFYTNWLPNFMQHWSSEEHSQITSSMDGRHWCSFCKFECETLMDMLLHLSGTDHSEVVAVINRSMPIIIRKRTILKCETCYREFRYNAEIRRHCQLTGHQLTYTATDEYQELHNCQQCTLKFKSSLTLAAHLKSVHKQKTHMCLVCSRTFCSADEAKQHRNTSEHRLRRRANMKARGLPVKEVSKKCPYCIEKKAVLANVLELKDHIRRMHPNNKKKCPKCGMSFILPQEVTRHIRSNACQFRNWLPPTSNHQLWNCSQCLFTTDSQAECFFHEVLHTAPVKEVQRIDDQDKIILKYRCPLCPKNFSKSSLRHHLRQHTCERPFICKNCGANFTRKSSLVNHVQKEHETPKVAKEEMQCGRSITTAGASQPIGSNNEAISAKTFLFVTGCSAYTCTNAVGISRARLPVVRHELSSHSCQVATDELLCPYEQCGYVASTSKQYTKHYATHGVRLKHLSCPKCPFRTNQNSHLKRHLICHEARKPYKCPHCEFTCASLENLRKHALRRAHRGLPLYMCAAADCTFGADTATELRAHLVLAHGDLYDVRSAVEAVKRHLMVE; this is translated from the exons ATGCTGTCACCACGagatgatgaagatgatgataatCACCTTTGCATCAGATGCAACACCACCATCATCGGACTCGACAACTACGTCAAGCATAGAAAAGAACGATGCTCTAAATCCAAGCCACAACCGAAAGTTGAAATAGCTATCGATCCTTTAGAGCCCACTTATAACCTTGGAGCAGACGTCTTCTTTCAGTCTTTAGAACTTCAAAGCAGTGTCAAAAAGACTATATCACGACTGACTCCACCGATACCGATGACCAAATCCAGCTTAGATAGAAAGAACGTTCTAGTAGTTGCATCTACTTCTAGCGACATAAGGACGATGAGTCCAGTAGAAAGTAATTTCAGAGGTGGTGACTGGATTGGTGGACACAGTTTAAGAATAGGCAGCAATGAGGATAACCAGACTAAATTGATAAATGCCGTTGCCAGTATAAGTGGTGCTGTAAAGAAGGAAACACCTACATCCTCTTACAATATACACCCTTTTAATGATTTCAAACCTGATGACGAATCTGATGAGTCTGAGGATTCTGATGATGAAGACGAAGAGGAACCGCCATCAGGTGGGAAGTGGAAACCTCCTCCAAACTATACTGGGGGTAAATGGAGACCGGCATCTCCAGAGCATGAGGAATGGGTAATCAGAGATGAGCAGGAACATACAGGAGGAAAATGGAGACCGATTATAGCTGATGCTGATAGAGATGAAGATTATGACGCTCCACCTCCAGGACATACAAAAGGGAAATGGGTACCAGGAGCCCATGAGAAATCGCAGATCATGCAGACGACTATACAGATGAAAGGATCAGTTCAATATTGGTGTGGTCCGTGTAATAGAAGATTAGGTTCAAGGGCGATTTATGAGAAGCATTTAATGTCCAAATTACATATGAAAAAGGTGCTGCCTGAGAATGAGTTAGAGTTCTCAGGACATTTGCAACCATTGAGGAGTACTGTCGAACAAAGCAGTCGCAAATTACGATCGGTTAGCAAACCTGAACTACCGAAAAGTATTCTTAGAACGGAGCTTGAAAAGAAGAAAAAGAGAAAACGTAAATTACGCTTCGTCAACTGTCCTGGCTGCAAATCGAGGGTCCGGCAGCATTTGATGGGGAAGCATTTAATATCCCATTACCATTTCCGAAAAGCTTCAAGAGTACAAAACCAGGTATATCGTCAACTGATCCTAAACAATATTGACGTCATAGTCCACCAATCTCCTTTCCAATGCAGCCCTTGTAAGTTCTACACGAATTGGCTACCAAATTTCATGCAGCATTGGTCTTCTGAAGAACATAGCCAGATAACATCATCCATGGACGGTCGACATTGGTGCTCCTTTTGCAAATTCGAATGTGAAACGTTAATGGATATGCTGCTACATCTATCTGGCACTGACCATAGCGAAGTAGTAGCGGTTATCAACAGATCCATGCcgataattattagaaagaGAACCATTCTTAAATGCGAGACCTGTTACAGAGAGTTTCGTTACAACGCTGAGATTAGACGGCATTGTCAATTGACAGGTCATCAATTGACGTATACAGCTACAGATGAATATCAAGAGCTCCACAATTGCCAGCAATGTACACTAAAGTTTAAATCTTCTCTAACTTTGGCTGCCCACTTAAAGTCCGTTCACAAGCAGAAAACACACATGTGCTTGGTATGTTCTCGAACCTTCTGTTCAGCAGACGAAGCTAAGCAACACAGGAACACTTCAGAGCATAGGCTGAGACGGAGGGCTAATATGAAAGCACGTGGCTTGCCTGTGAAAGAAGTGAGTAAGAAATGCCCGTATTGCATTGAGAAGAAAGCTGTTTTGGCTAATGTTCTGGAGCTGAAAGACCATATTAGGAGGATGCATCCTAATAACAAAAAGAA ATGTCCAAAATGCGGCATGTCCTTCATACTCCCACAGGAAGTGACCCGCCACATTCGCTCCAATGCCTGCCAGTTCCGCAACTGGCTACCCCCCACTTCCAACCACCAGCTTTGGAACTGTAGCCAATGTCTGTTTACCACGGACTCTCAAGCTGAATGCTTCTTTCATGAGGTGTTACATACGGCTCCGGTCAAGGAAGTTCAAAGAATCGATGACCAGGACAAAATTATCCTAAAATACAG aTGCCCATTATGCCCCAAGAACTTCAGCAAATCTTCCCTCCGTCACCACCTCCGACAGCACACTTGCGAACGTCCCTTCATCTGCAAGAACTGCGGCGCCAACTTCACGAGAAAAAGTAGTCTGGTCAACCATGTCCAGAAAGAGCATGAGACGCCGAAAGTGGCGAAAGAAGAGATGCAATGCGGGAGGT CGATTACTACCGCAGGCGCCAGCCAACCCATCGGATCAAATAATGAAGCTATATCGGCTAAAACATTCCTCTTCGTGACAGGTTGTTCAG CATATACTTGCACTAATGCAGTTGGCATCAGCCGCGCGCGACTCCCCGTAGTGAG aCACGAACTTTCTTCACACTCCTGTCAGGTGGCTACTGACGAACTCCTGTGCCCCTACGAGCAATGCGGTTACGTCGCTTCAACATCTAAACAATATACCAA ACATTACGCCACTCACGGCGTTCGACTGAAGCACCTGAGCTGCCCCAAATGCCCGTTCAGAACCAACCAGAACAGCCATCTGAAGAGACACCTCATCTGCCACGAAGCCCGCAAGCCATACAAATGTCCACATTGCGAATTTACCTGCGCTAGCTTG